Genomic window (Vidua macroura isolate BioBank_ID:100142 chromosome 3, ASM2450914v1, whole genome shotgun sequence):
TCATTGGCGGGGCGGCCGCTACTGGATTTGGGATGGCAGCAGGCGGAGGTTGCGTAGCTCCGACCTCGGAGCGCCCTCGCAGGAAGTGGAAAGTGCTGGGAGTGAGCCGTGCCAGGGCCGGGTGTTTGCAGCACGCTCAAGATGGATGCCAAAACGGGTTAGttcctttttcctggttttctgtgGTACACGTGAGCTCAGCCCCCTCGTAGGTCTCGCttctaatttctctttcttaaaaaagacccaaccaaacaagaaaacccaaaaaaaccaaaaaagcaagACAGGGTTGCTTGGTTCAGGGGTTTTTAAAAAGAGGATTATCAGGTTAAATGTATCAGACCGCCTGTTTTTGTCATTAAAACCCGATATTACTTGCTCAGTTTTAAGTTAAATAGCTGAAAGGAAAAGACTTTGAAAATACAGCACCAAAGCTATCGCAGCACttgctttaaaagcaaaatgtaacTGGATGAGTTGTGCATGTAAGGCACGGATGGTACAGGACTATTTTTAGACGTGCCAAGTGACAGTTCGTGCTTACCAAATGTAGACAGCTGTTCTTGTTTTAGAATAGGTTTGCAAGACGTGCattaatattattcattttattatatttcatattatATAAAATGCAGCTCAGAACAGTTTCCATAAGGAAATATGTTGCAGGACTGTTGCTGAAAACGGGTTTGAGGTTTTTGTGTTTCTGGTTTTAATCTGTGAATAACTTGCGTATACATTAAAGCCAAAAAGCTGCTTCTAGTAATGCTTTgaatcttttcctttcaaaataaatgcaaataactTGTTTCTGATCAATTAGAGAATACAGGTGAGCGGCTTCATCTGCTTTCCTGGACTGCAAAATTACAAAGCAGTTTTTCAGTGACTTAAACACCGAATTTCCTTTGAGGAATTTACGATGATACCAGATCCGTATGTCATTAAGCCTACGCTCGTTTGGTCGTTCTCCAAAAGGAGTGGAGATGAAACGGGGGAAAATGTTTTATCAGCAGCTTAACTGGTCCGGGAGCTCCCGGCATGGGGATTTTTCTTACTGATTACCTAGAACAAAAGACTTGATGGGGCGCTAAAGGCCTTTTGGCTTTTGCTGTGTGCTTTAATTCCAGCAATGTACCTTTGTTTCTGGCATTCTGGAACTGTCATACAGATGAATTACTCTCTTTACGTTCCTTATAACTGGGCTAATGCATTAATGCATGGAGTAAATTATTTCCTATGGAGCAGGAAGAACCCACAGCTCTAAAGCTGTGCAGAGAGTAGGGAGCAGCTCGTTTACAGAAGTAATGCTGtctgcaggcagaggagcagggctcATATTGAATGTGTCACCTGATACAGGGGCAGCACCAAATTCGAGTGCACGGATGCTCAAATTGCAGcgtttaaaaataaacacagtttCAGTACTTTGAagcaaatgctttaaaaatgagcggttttattttttaaagatgccTTACGTTATTTAAGAGCACAAAATCCACCAACTGTTTTTGTCAAGACTGGTTGTGAAGATCTCACTCAGGTGTTGAGGCTCCTTGCAGCTCAGTTTAGGTTTACAGGTTTACGAGGATTCTTAGGTCAATCGCACAATTTTGCTGATGTTTAATGCAAAGTGTGCAGAGACAATAATAGATTTTGTGTctggaagcaaaggaagaactgaaagaaaaagttaaattttgGGATTGCAGCCCACACAGCACCAGGTCTATGATGacttgattttgtttcttttttagaaatattaagGAAAGGTTGTATTGCTTggagcctgggctgcagtggaAGGAGGAGTTTGGATTGGAGGTGCTGGGAGTGCAGGAGCGTTGCCTCCAGGCAATGCTGCTCTATCTCTGCCCCCATATGTTTGTGCAGTCACGTGGTGGCAGTGCCGGGCCCTGATCTGGCTGGCTTCTGCTTTCTGGGATGGTtttggcacagcacaggcagccaggctggaagaAAGGAGTTGGATGGATGGTGCTAGAGGAGTGAGGCTGTTCTTTCCACAGCACTTCTGGTCTGCGATAAATTGAAGGTGTTGGTGCAGCTGTAACCTGGCTCTgtctgtggggctgcaggaaaCTTCTGCTGAAATGTGAATTAAATATTGGGGTTAGATACTTTGCATTAGGGTGGGTTTAAGTTTCTGACCTTGGTTTTCATCTTTCCTGCTATGCAGTATAGTTTCCATGTTGGAATAACTGGGAAGAACTTAAACTCTTGAAAGTCTGGGAaaacccaccccagccccagggtCTTTGGCATGTTGTACCTAAGAAAGGGTTACACAGACTTTGCCCTGCAGAGGCTACCAAGTGTTGAATGTTGGAGCATGACTGTGTTTTCATCCTGCAAGAAATAATagacaaattatatttttacaaatatttttactgtcatCCAAATAATCTGTTCCAAGCTTTGATATACTGTTTTATAGTTAATTTTGGTGATGTTTAGGATGAGACAGGATTACTAAATGTGTAGTGCAATAGTAGTATGTTTCTGTAATTCATCTTGAACTCTGTCTCTACTAGGTTATTGCTGTTAACAAACACATCTGCAGTGGGTGTGTTAAGCCATTACCTATGCCTTATGCAAGGGTGTTCTTAGTTGTGAACAGTGATGCTAAAAATGGCATAATATTGTGTTCTCTAATGAGGGTCACTTAAGGAAAACTAAACTTGGTTTGCAAATGAAGTCTTCTGCATTGGAACACAGCAGATTTAGCCTGGATTGACATTTCAGGGAGAGTATTCCCTCTTGATGGCTCAGTCTGTCAACCATAATCAACATTAGAAACTCCCATGGGAATGCTTccatcaaaagaaaacaaaattaactgTTAATGAGTCTTTGAGCAGTGCCTTTGCCTCTACCAGGCATAAAGATATAATGGTTTAGAGATCTGTTGGTGTCTTGTTATCTGTCCTCACAGGGAATTGGAATCAATCTCTCCAGGGAGTGACCTCCACAAAATGCCCGACAATGAGAGGAAATGAAGCACAAACTGCTGTGTTTCTGGTGCAGAACACAGCACAGTAGCTGAAGAGATGAATTCTGACATTGCTTAAGGACagcattgttttaaaatttgaacaATTGCATCTGGGGTCATCCTAGTAGCAGTAATCCAAATAATCTGAAGTCCAGAGCTGAACTAGTACTAAATAACCTATTTCTAGTTGTGATTTCAGCTCTGGTTTGAGGAGGGCTTGCAAGTTCCACTCTTGGTTGACTCTCAGCAGTCAAGTGAATAATGAAAATTACTGCCTTGATACGAATGCCAGAGGTATCTTGTTCTAATTTCTTACCTCTTTTAAATTGTAGTTGTTGACCTCCTTTACTGGCGAGACATTAAGAAGACCGGGGTGGTGTTTGGAGCCAGcttgttcctgctgctctcatTAACAGTGTTCAGCATTGTGAGCGTCACAGCCTACattgccctggccctgctctctgtcacCATCAGCTTTAGGATATACAAGGGAGTTATCCAGGCAATCCAGAAGTCTGATGAGGGCCACCCCTTCAggtgagatttttcttttcatgaagcAAAATTGTGTTGTTTTGGAGCGCAGCAGTGTTGGTGTTGCTAGAAGCAGTGGGTGATGTGCTGTTAAGATGTTGCATGATAACGTAAATAGACTCTGCAATGAAAAATGTGTTCCCCACTTTCAGATTTTCTCAGGAGTCATATagtaaatacagaaaacagactgagggatggaaaaatgaaaataagtgtAGCAGGGTTTAAAGCATGACAAAGgactattttaatatttttgaaacttttaaGACCTTAAAATGTGTGGTTTAGTGTGTAGCTGTGCTCCCTACTTGCAAGGTCAGTGACAGGGTCCATGTAcccactgcagcagagctgcctcttaAGACAAATAAAACCGTATTAATCTGTGTTGGAGGACTTGTAGGAGTGTGTGTTTCCTGTTTCCGTGCCAGCTCTATCCCACTCTGCCTAGCCTTGCTTCTCCCTGTTATTGAGTGAAGTGGCTCAGTCTTGCCTTGCAGTCTTCAGAAAGTCCTGTTTGCCCCTCTTATCTACAGCCCTCTTACTAATTTGGTAATGGTCCCATCTTCTGTaaggcaaaacaaaatgtaGGTTTCCCTCCATTCCTCCCAGACCATGTTCAGTGGCTCCTTTTCCAGTGGAAGCCAGTCTGTGGGACAAAATTACGGGGAAAAAACAACCTCCTGTTAGGGTGAATATTCCCAGCTGAAATCTTGCTTGCTTCTCATTATCTGAACAAAAATGTCAAGCTTTTTCTTAGCAAGAACAAGCAGAACTTTTTCTACCTGTGGCCtttctgcagtttttttcctaaaaattctGATAATCCTAAGTAGCTTCCAGACATTCTTGCCCAGCATACCTGGttgcttgcttttttctgtATAGCTTATCCACAAGAAGGAtatttttacttgaaaaatcCTGTGAGAAGAATTGGATTTTTGATGCAGGTGCTGAGTATCCTGTAGATGAGCTGGGAAGGGTGAGCAGATGGAAACCAAGGATGGATGGCAGACTGTAGCTTTGAAATGGCCACTTGCTGCAGTTACCATTTGAAGTATTTTCATTTGTCTTGGACTTGCCACCAAGGTCATGTTTAGCTTTGCCTTAAATGATATACATGGGAGCATTGTGcaattttcatattaaaaaatccccaaacaaaaccaccccaaagcAGAATCCCCCCTAAACAAAAGTTTAACACCTATAAAATGAACTCCATTTTACAGATGTGCTGCATTGCTCCTTCTGCCTCCAGCATGCACATTAGATAAATTTATACTTTGTTTAAGTATATACTTTGTTTATAATTTATACTTTATACTTTGTTTAAAGTATTTatactttatttaaataatttatacttTGTTTAAAGACTACAAATTGCCATAGCCACTGCAACTAGAGATAAGTGATAGCAGAATGGACGGAACATATAACCAGATAGGGGTTTATATCTTTTACATAAAAGAACTGCTCTCACTAGCTGTAAGAACTTTTTCTAGCAAATGAGAAATCTAGCTCATTTTGCAGTGCTATGGTATGTTACAGCTTAATGGTAACTCCACAAGGGCCTTCCAGGGGCAGAAATGGATATATTGcttttgtaggattttttttccttgtcttagCCTACCCACCTTTTTTGCCTGGTGCAGGTGACAGAGTAAAtagcagtgagaaaaaaaatggttcaCTAAGAATAACTTAGATTAGTTCTGTTCTGTCCTTTCAGCATTCCTCACACTGTGAAGTTTTTCTCTATAGCACAGACAGGAGGTTCTGTTGATACTGTATCTAACACATAGCTCAAGTTTGCAGCACTTTTATGCTGAGGTTTCCTGGCTGTCTTCTGCAGGGCTTACCTGGACTCGGATGTGGCCGTATCGGAGGAGCTCATCCAGAAGTACAGCAACGTCGTGCTGGGCCACGTGAATGGTACCGTCCGGGAGCTGCGGCGCCTCTTCCTTGTCGATGACCTGGTGGATTCCCTCAAGGTGAGTTTGCCTTTGTGAGGACATTGCTGCTGACCCAGCTTAGCAAAGCCTGCTGGTCCTTGCAGCATGAACAATGGCTCTGGTTAAGTAAATAATGAGGTGTAGTTTGCTCTTGGAAATGTTCGGCACAGGGCTGGATATCAAGTGCTGCCTGCAGTGATGGTAACTGTAAAGGATAACTTGGTCTACATGTAGGCAGAGCAGTAGCACAAatggaaagcagaaataagctgtggctgcctgtaGCTCCCTGTTCTAGCTCCTTGCTTGTGCCTCTCACAGCAGGAATCTTCTAAAAAAACAAGCCATGCTCCAGTTTGGGCAGTGAGGGTGTGTCACtgatgtgtgtgtgtccctCAGGAAAAACCTGGCTCTGGGCTAGATTGTCCAAGCCTGGTTTGGAGTTGGTTTCTGTTTGTGTTTAGTGCACAGCTCCCTGTCTTTAAACAggagttttttccactttctatTGGAATGGTGAGGACTGAGTGATGCCCTTGGGTTACTGGGAAGGTGGACACTTGTTCTAGCCCCTGGATTTGGGAGTGAAAGATGCTGTGATGGGAATTATTGAAATGGGGTTTGCAAATTACTCGGTGTGAGCAGTGCTGTATAACAGCTGTAGAATTTAATGGGATTTACTGAGAGTGGCACAGCACAACTGACTGTGAAGAAtggtaaaaaattaaacaaaatgtgaccaaaaaaccccaacaaaacacagcaaaaaaaccctccaaaataaaagaattagCTGAAAACCCTTCAGTTTTGTTCTAGGATAATTGTGTTCTCTCCTTTCAAGCTCTAATtgcctttctttgtttttgaaaCTGGTGTTTCCTTTACCTAGTGCAGTGTGTTGTCcacttctttttcagtttgcttAATCTTCTTGAAAAAACTTGCATTTATCCTGCAGTAAATCTACTTAGTGCTTTGTAAAGTCCTTTGAGTTGTGGAGTTGGGGGAGGGGTTCCTTGTGAAACGTGGGAAAACCAGGAAAGCTGTCCAAGTCTTTGTTGTAATTGTGCAATAGAAACCTGCAGGCAGGTGTCAGAATCTTACCCAGAGTTTTTAGATCCAGTTTTTCATTATGCTTTAAGTTAAACACAGTTTGTGCCAAAAAAGCTGTGCCTGATGGCCTGCAAGGCTCTGGCAGTGAGGCAGTTCCCTCTGGAAGCAAGAGGAAGCTTGCAAGAGGAAGTAAGGGGGCTCTTCTGCTCCTGGGACAGATTTCTTTTCtcaagagggagagaggaggtgGCGTATTGGCCTGGGGGTTGTGCAGGAATCTCCCTGCTCCTGAAGGGCTTTGCAGGAAAGGGCTTTTGAGGAGCTGGTTGTGCATTCTTTTCTGCACAACTAGCTTTCTGCACAactgtttcttttctggtttttgagACATGCTCAATAGTGCTGCTGCCAAAGTCCTGTTTGGATCTGACTatcaacagcacagaaaaactTGGAATCACAAGGTCACTTTTGTTCCTGCTTAAGCCCTTTGCAATCCATGCCTTGGTCTGAGCTGGGAGACTTCTCACACCATTTGTGTAGAGATCCCAACCCCTTGCAGtaaaggagaaggaagcagtGAGAAGCCAACTGCTGTTCCAGTGAACAGTGGTCTAAAAACAAGGCCTTCTGGAGGAATTATGTTAGAAGCAGAATTAATTCCAGCCAGAATGTCTTCAAGGCACTCTAATCACTTAAAATACTACAGTCCATAGGAAAGATGTGTTTATTCAGCTGAACTAATTcat
Coding sequences:
- the RTN4 gene encoding reticulon-4 isoform X4, which translates into the protein MDSQPSSWKDKVVDLLYWRDIKKTGVVFGASLFLLLSLTVFSIVSVTAYIALALLSVTISFRIYKGVIQAIQKSDEGHPFRAYLDSDVAVSEELIQKYSNVVLGHVNGTVRELRRLFLVDDLVDSLKFAVLMWVFTYVGALFNGLTLLILALISLFSVPVIYERHQAQIDHYLGLVNKNVKDAMAKIQAKIPGLKRKTE
- the RTN4 gene encoding reticulon-4 isoform X5; its protein translation is MDAKTVVDLLYWRDIKKTGVVFGASLFLLLSLTVFSIVSVTAYIALALLSVTISFRIYKGVIQAIQKSDEGHPFRAYLDSDVAVSEELIQKYSNVVLGHVNGTVRELRRLFLVDDLVDSLKFAVLMWVFTYVGALFNGLTLLILALISLFSVPVIYERHQAQIDHYLGLVNKNVKDAMAKIQAKIPGLKRKTE